The sequence below is a genomic window from Colletotrichum destructivum chromosome 4, complete sequence.
GACGCAGTGAGGTGCCTGAACAACAAGCAACGCCATCCTTGCATTTCAGAATACTTCGCAGACCAGACACACaaacgacgaggagaggatCGATCATCCTGACCGTTCCAGCCTCCCCCTCACCGACCGAACATACGGTCGCTCTGGCGCTAGAGAAAGTTGCAACCCGCACCCAGCATCCCATCTTCCCTCCGTCATTTCACCACCCACCATGTGCCATGTAGTAGCAATGGAGACACGGTGCCCGTATGTGTCGTGCAGACTGCAGCTGAAAATTAGCTGGAAGAAGTCAGTGCAACCGCCATGGTCACGATCGTACCAGCTCCAAGCACCCAAGCAGGCTACCCTACCCTTACGCACTTTAGCACACTTTGGGACGGACCAGCGGCTGTCGAGAATGCGGGGAAGGAAACCTTCCTGACTTGGCGACCTAGGCCCTGGGATCGTGGGTTTGTGTCGACTCTTGGACAACTGAGACGAGGCAGCCAGCGGACTCGAGTCGTGTCGTCACAAAGTGCACAATCGCCTTTGGGTCTTTCTCTTGAAAATACAACAGAAAGGGGagagacgccgacgccaggAGAGAGGGTACCAGGTATGGCACACTCGCTGGGTCTCCGTCCTCTGCCGCCGGCATGTCTACCCATCTGCCCACCGCTGATTGCCGTCATGCACTATGCTGGTCAAAAGTGACAGCAAATGCTCACCTCCATGTTACAACAACCCACCGGCTGAGAGGCAGGCCTGGTGCAGGGCGAAAGAGAGTAATCAAGCAGTACCCATCTTGATTCTGCAGACGGACGGATGGTAGGTTGGTGGCAGGCCAAGATAGTCAAGTGACTCGACTCAATGTTCATGCCCAATCATTCAGCGCAGCTGAAGACGTTGACATGGGCAAACAATGGCAGGCATGAAGCCGGAGAAGCAACCAATCTCTGGTTCTGGGCCGCTGCACTTGAGGCGGAGCTGCGACCGGCATATTCAATGTGCCAAAGCGTCTGAACGGCTACGCCATTTAAACTTTCCCCCAACGCTGCAGGGTCCGTCTCACAGGTACAGTACAGCACATGTCATCTGGCACTTGTGGTTGTCTTCTGCCGCGAGAGAGCAGTGTTCACCAACCCGTGCGGGAGATGTAAAGAGAACAGACGACTCAACAAACCAACAAGCAGGCATGACGTCCCTGGCTTGCTGCCGTGAGAATTGCAGGCCAAGACTGCCGCGCCGTTCGCTAGCCCGAGCCCGGGGCAGTTGTGGCAGATTCGGTAACAGCCTAGTCGGAGTTTATTAGCAATTGCAGCGTCGCGTCCTCTCCCTAGGCTGCTTCTGGGCCTGACTGGGGGATCTTGGGGGATACGAAGGACGCCATACCGCGCCACCTTTCTCATTCTGTTCTGTTTCTGCCCCGTCCAGCCTGCCGTCGTTAGCATCCGTTGCccgctctccctctctctctttctctctctctctctctctctcggcaTCTGGGGTCAGTATGAAAGGCAAATCCCAGCATACATGTCAGTGGTGGCGGATGATCTAGAATAGCTGGCGATATTCATcccttgtcgacgaagcgAACCAACACATCGTTGTTCACTGGATCAACGAGCAGGAGCACTTCGTGATTACAACACCAGCGTCAAAGCCACGACGACTCAAGTGCGTCTATGAACGGTGTGCCTGCGAAAAATAACCGCTCGAAGGCCCCTCCGTGGATGGCATCTTCCCTTGAGTACGATGTACACTCTGTACACATTAACAAACAATTACCAACAGGCACCTCCCATGTATTGGGCCCCCCTTTACTCCAACTCTTGTTCGGAGCTACCTCTAGCGCGGCACCTCGGCGACTGTCACGCCTCGCAGGCGTTGCAGGGAAACTCCTCAACGGTGACACACACCTTTCTCCAgaacaccgccgccgccgctgcccccAATATCCAAGAGCCACACACCAGCCAGTGCACCGCCGTTAAAGCCGGACTGGAGCAGGAGACTGCGAAGTGGCAGACATGTCGACCGAGATTGTGACACCCATCTCCGCACCAGAGTCGCCGCTGTAACCCCGCAAATTTCTCCACCTTTCTGCTTCTAGCACTGCTTAGTCTCCTGGGATCTCTTGGTCACGATGTGCGTGATGGCAGCGGCCTTGTCAGCATTGggaaggacgccgtcgccggctcTTGGGTCTTGGTACTCGCTCGGTACGCCAGAATGACATGGACTCGATCGgtcttgaccttgaccttggacGCTTTGGGCCCTCTTTGCCCGTTTTTTCGTTTCTCGCCGCCTCGGTGTCCGTCTCCTTTGTGTGTCGACGCGCTATATAGGAACAGCTTCATGCCCGAGTAACAATTCTCTTGACTCGCGAGGGTCTTGATTTGGTCTTCGactccccctcttcctcttcctcctcttcttcttcctcctccccctcctcaaTTGCTCTCCAATTTTCCCCATATCCCGCCGCTCGATCCCGAGCCACACCCATCCCCACCACCGCCTCTATTCTCCCCCTAGGAAAGCGGACTAAAATACGAATCCGTCTTCACCTCAGCGCATCGACCCATGACCCCTGGTCTTCCAAGCTCGCGGCCCCGTCGAGAAAGGGCGAGAACAATAACCCAGACAAGAGAAAAGCTTTGCTCCTCCCTCATTAATCTGGCGTCTACCCTCGGCACTAGACCGACAGGCTACAGACCTCAGAACACCCCCCAGGCCCATCGAgaacaagaagcagaagtAGGATACAAGACTGAGGAAAGGAAGCCgagcaaaaaaaaaaaaataccAACCAGAAAAACCACCCACCATACGCCATTCTCTCGTCTCCACGAACTTCTTGACTCTCTGACCTTACCTTAATCCCCCTCAGTTCCCACCAGCAGAACCAGGGCCACCCTTTCGATACCCGACCTGAACCTtacgcccgccgcccccgaccGTCACACACTGCGGGACTCTCCGACATCGTGAAAGCCAGTCTTCGCTCGCCTTCCAGGCCAAGTAGCCTCGGTCCACACACGCATTTGCGTTCGGCtacttcctccttctctccgtGCGTGATGTAGGTGCAGGGCAACTTCGTCCCATGTACCACATCCTCTGAGAGAGAAACAAAAcctcgccatcatcttgAGCAACCCGTCATGCCTATGCCTGCTGCAGGTACCAGCTCGTGAGCATCATGTTGCTGTATACTAAACTCGCCCCGCCAAAGGCACCCAAAAGACGATCCAGATCAGGTGAGTTCACGGCCAATCGCCAATCCCTCTTGCTCTCTGCCTCCGCTTTCTCTCCTCTGCGCCCCCCCCAGCGAGTGTGTCTTTTTCTCTTCGCCGTTTGCTGCCCCCTCGCGCGTCGCTATTGCCGCCCGAATAGCTTCGATGTGTTGCCCTAGCCCTCGCTCTGCTTTATTCCGTTGAGCCATGCCTGCCACAGCCGGCCGCATTTGATTCGACCTCTGACTGAACTTATTTGACACATGCAGGATGCACATATTGGTGAGTGACCACCCCGCTCTCTCCAAACAACCCTTCTGAAAACCGAGATGTGACGTTCTTGCTAACATATTGGTACAGCAAAGAAAAGGTTCGACCTAATCCGTCTCTTGTAGACATCTCACtatctcttcttccctctaTTTTCCAGCGCCTCTCTCGCGATGGCTTGGAAATCGTTTCCTAACGTGTTTCTGTGCGCATAGAAGAAGAAATGCGACGAAGGCCGCCCCCAATGTTCCCGATGCGCCGAGCGCAATCAGGAGTGCTCCTACGAACCGGTCAAGCCTCGTCAACGCAAGAAGCGTGACTCGATTGCCGGGTTTGGCTCCGATACGGCCTCCCAAACAAGCGGATCTGCCATCGTTCGACGTTATTCGGCCCCCGACGCCACCATACGGCGCTGGAAGGAGGAGTctctggacgacgaggacgacgggctcgTGGAAGAGGCTATCCTGGAAGAGCCTGAGGAGAGCGGCCACCCGCTCGTCTTCGACTTCAAGAAGATGTTTGCCATGTACCACAACAAGGAAGACGCTCCCCTGGTCTCGCCAGTCGACTCGGTCGCATTCAACTTGTCACTGGAGGATGCGGACGAGGAAGTAGTGGTTCGTCGTGGCTCGATGCAGCATACTGCCATGCCACCACACATGGCCGTCACACGGGCGCAGCGCCACCCGTCCCTAGCCATGATCGCGCCCGTCCCAGTAGCGTCGCCCCGTCTCGAATTCCTCTTCCCGACCTTCTCCGAATTCTCGGATCGGCCGAACCGCCGAGCATTGGTCGACCACTTTACCAACGTCATGTCCCATCTCATCGTGCTGCGAGAGACTGAGGGCGGCAATCCGTTCCAGCAACTCGTGCTACCCCTTTGCCACAGCAGTTCCACTGTGACGAACGCCATCTACGCGCTTGCGAGCGCGCATCTGGAGAACAGAGGCTGTGGGCAcacggaggagaaggcggtcTACTTCCACAACCAGGCCATCCAGGGATTAGCCCGGTTGATTGAGCTCGGCGGGCAAGCGAACAAGAACGAGCTCCTGGCCACCATCATGTTGCTCGTGTATTACGAAGTTGTGAGTACATTTGCCGAACCGTTACCCTGGCCCGTGTAATACGGCGTGACTGACCAGCAGAAAAGCTTGTGCAACAAAACCGATCCAACATTGTAGACGGCCATCTCAAAGGCGCCATCGCAATCATGAATGGCAACAGCGACAACTCCAATTCCACCACGGCCTTTCTCGAACGCGTACGTCTTTTTCGGACTCTGCTACTAATAAATCTAGCTAACACCGTCACAGGCCTTCCGCTTCTACGACGTTATCGCCGCACTCTCCTTTGGCACGGCTCCCCTCTCGACGGCACCCCCAACAGGTTGCCTTATCCCCTTTCCGCCAGTTGATTCCCCCAACTCATCGCCCCTCGGGTCGGTCGATACGTTGCTCGGCTTTTCCACCACCCTATGGCCCATCATCCACCGCCTCTCCAACCTTTTGGCGCTCAAGACGGAACTTCAGACGGCTCTCACTAATGGCCAGATGACTAAGGTGGCCGTCCTCCGTAGCGAGTTCGAAACCACCTCGGACGCCATCGAGCATGCTCTGGAGCTATGGCAACCTAGTTTTCCTCCAGGATTCTCACCCGATATGATGAACGACCCGGCGATGTCAGACGAgcccgacctcgccgccgagcgcgccCGTCTGCACTCAATCCTCAACAACGCTCTAGCGTACCGCCACTCGGCCTTTGTCTATCTCTACCGCAGCATTTACGGCTACCCGCGGCGGCACCATCTCGTGCAACGCCATACGCATGCCGCGCTGAGCCACTGCGCTGCGACAGTCAACCATGCCGGGCCGATGGCTGCTCTGCTGTGGCCGCTGTTTGTCGCAGCCTGCGAGGCCACCGATCCCGGCGACAGGGAACTGGCGCGACAGGCGTTTGTGGCGGTGGAGCGCAGGCAGGGCATGACGAACATCCAGCGCGCCTGGACCATCGCGCAAGAGGTCTGGAGACGCGCAGACATGATTGACGACCACGCCgcctacgacgacgacgcgatCCTGATGTCCACGCCTAGCCAGCGGCTCAGCAAGGGGGCCGACTTATGGAGACGTGTCAGCGAGGACATGGGCGTCACCATCGTCTTTGGATGAGCGGACTACGACATTTTGCTCCCGGAGGTTCACACACAAGCCGTTCCCCGGTGGTACGTACAAATTAGGAGCAATGAGGTTCCGCATAATGAGCAACGGGAAGCATAACATGGCAGGCAGTGGCTTACACAAAAAAAGAATATTCGTTTGGGAGGAGTCCACGGTAACAATGATGGTGGCAGGGGGCTTGGGGTGCTATTGGCGTATTGCTTTTGTGTTTTTGTGAAGTTGGACACATGGAATTCAAACAACGAGGCAAGAGCCGTACGTATTCTACTTTTGCTCTCTTTACGTGCCGGCACATGGAGTTTTATTTTAGGGGTGCTAGGGGGGTTGTGGTATCGCCAGCTCGCGATAGGCGTCCATCTGAGTCTTTCTTGTTCGGTTATATCCCAAGTAAAATGGCTGTCATCTGCGGCAACTTTTTCTTCCATTTATTCTCTTCCTGCTAATGCTCGGGAGTTCTGTCTCGTCCCTGCTTCTCCCCATCGTCGGACATACGTCACCGGTGGCACCCGACCCCTCCAGCGGCTTCTTCCCGCCGTTCCCGAGTCCCGAGGCTTCGAGTGGACTGAGGCGGGCTTGGAATCTGGGGTAAAGCGGGGGGTGTATCCTTTGGTGGAAGGGGCGTGGATTGTGGGTGAAGGCGGGTTTCAATTCCTGACCGGCTCGATCAGGAAACGTGGCGTATGAGGGATGGTGGCTTACACGAGAGAGGCGGGTTTGGGGTGGTTTTGCGTGGCTGAAAAATGCGTGGTGCTGCCGAAAGGATCAATACGGAGCCTAATATCATGGAACTCGAACCAATATGGAATCCGGGGTGAGAAGGAGCCTGGTGGTTGGTTTCATTGTTTGaaagggtgtgtgtgtgtgtgtgtgtgtgtgtgtgtcacCAGGGATGGCGGAGATATTGTCCGAATCTTGTACGGGACCAAAGACTGCATTGCATGTGTCTGCTGGCTCGTTACAGGTAGACACTTTTTAGTGGCGGGGATCGTGGATGCAAAAGTCTTGAGCCCTATAGCTGTCGTATTGTTCGTCCATTCATGATAAAGTATGTATATGTGAATAGCTTCGTTCGCTGTTGAATTTCGTGTAACTGAAGCTCAAGGCCAGTGTCCACCGGCCGCACTTGTAGAAGATCAGACAGCCTTCGAACCAATCCCCACGAAATGAAAGAGGGAGGAACGAGCCGGTCATATGTCGAGGACTATGGTTGTTCTCCCCTTTCATCGCCAACGAAGTCTTGGAGAGGCCATGATTTTGCTGGCGAACGCGAGGTGGTGATACTCGCGTTAGCATGTAAATGGCAGGCGACTCCGCCTCAAGGCAGACCGTCCGGGGTCCGCTTTTTCCGCGCCTTGGCTTGGACTCACAGAGAAGCGGTCGGTCGAGGCAGGTACACCCGCCAGTGGTTCTTTTCCGTCGGGTTGGATGGGAATTCCACAGTGTTCCTCGCATGTCACCACTGCTACAGTTACAGCGTCACAGCGTTGCCACTACAGCGCATCACACCCACCAACCCAACTCCCCCCAGTCAAGTCCCATGTCGACAGACACTGCACCGTTGCGACGAACCAAATTCACCAGACGCAAGCCGGATCCCTCGCCCTCCGATGACAATGGCAATCCAAGACAAGACGAGACAAGTAGTCCAGACGACTCAGAGCAGCCGTTGCAACGTTAATTATCGTCTGCGCCTCTCCCGGCTGCCCCATGGACTacttcctccccctcattCGGCTGCCGTCGCTCCTCGCTCCTCAACCGTCGTCCCCCGCCGATCCCCAGTACTGCACTGCCGCCAGTCTTTgctcttcttttcttttcctttccttcgTTGGTCGGCCGTTGCCTTTTCATATATTCTCTCCCCTACCTAACACCTGTGATGCAACAGCCATGTTCCTGCGTTAACCACGGGTACAGACATCATCGGGTTCCAGTCGCCATGTCCCACACCGAGCGAGCGCACCATTGACTTTCTGCCGCCAGATTCTCAGTAGCTGAAGCTCTGACccttgccgctgctgcaCCTGATTCTGGAGACTGGAGCTACATACAGCACGTCGTCTCCACCACAACTCTCTCCCCCAGTCCGCACAACCCAAGCTTTCCCCAAGCACCCAACCCAGGTCTGTCCTGTCCCCCGGAAGCTACACCCCAGTTTACCTCCCGCCAAACTCCAGTCCGAGTCCCTGTGCTCACTGCTGGGAGACACCTGCCATCTCCACAGGGGCCTGATCCGACTTTTGGAGACCTGACGTGGACCACTCTGCGTTGCGTTGGGCCACCTTTGCCGCTCTGCTCTGGTCTGGTCCCTTCTGGTTTGACCCTTTCAGTCAATTTCCGCCCACTGCAGCCCAGCATCATGCTGCGTAGCTGTTGAGAGGTTCCTTCACCTTGCGCGCCATGacctccatcatcgacggAGCGACCCCCGCGCCTAAGCAGATCCGCTTCGTCCACAACCAAGGCCAGCCACCATCTAAGAGACGTAGAATCAACGCCGCGTGAGTCGTTccacctcttcttctcctgcttCTCCCGCTTCTCCCGCTTCTCCTGCTGTTCCTTAACCCCGAGTTTCTTCTCCCTTGCGCGCAGTGCCCTGACCTGACTCGGCCCCTCGCTAGATGCTTGACCTGTCGCAAACGAAAGACGAGATGCGCCGGCGAGCGCCCAGTCtgctcgacctgctccaAGAACGGGCATACATGCTTGGGCTACAACGAAATCATTGAGAAGAAATCTTCgggtggcgatggcgccACCCGGGACCCCCACCATGACGActacaacgacaacgacaatgatgaagccgaggacgagaacgacaaCGGCGAACCCCACCAACATATCCGCGCTCGCGATGGAGAAGAATACCACGACGAGAAACGATACGGCAAGGTGAACAGAAACGCCTCTCGCTCCTTCCTGTCCAACTCAAAGCCAGACGATGCTTCACGGAGGAGTCCTGATGCCGCACCCGGTCGCTCGCCGACCTTTCTGCGACGGTCATCAGAACACAGCGCTCGCGAGCAAGATCAACCTTCGCGACACCGACGCCCCTCTTATCCTCGGACGACGTCTTTCTCGGACGACGCTCGCAGCCTACATAGCCGCTCCCCCGTCTCGCATCACACCGAACGTCACAGGGTGCCATACTTCCGCTACTTCGGGCCTACGGCCATTGTCCCAGGTTATAAGCAGATGGTCGTCTCCGTTCGGGACCGGAGACGGAGTACAGGAGGTTCAGTCGTTGCTACATCGCCAAGCTCCGGTTCCAGTGTGATCCAACCCATGGGCATGGCCTTGTCGAGCATGCCTCCGCACGACGAGGAGATTGCTTCCAATGAGGACCTGCCCGTATACGACCCCAACGATACTGCGCCGGTCCATCCCCTGATTCTCCACCTGGTCAAGACATTTTTTCTACATCTGGGCTGCAACTACCCCTTTTTGAAAGAGGAAAGGTTCGTTCGCATGGTCAAGGAAAAGAGGGTTGAACCAAttctcgtcgatgccgtctGTGCATTGTCCGCTCGGTTTTCCGACTCGGCACAGCTTGGACATAACAATAAAGACGAGGAGGCCTCGCACGCAGAGCAAGGCCACCACTACGCCCAAAGAGCCAAGGCTGCGACCGTCGACACTTTTCCCTGTCCGTCCGTCGGCGCAGTCCAAGCGCTTCTTATGATGGCGTACGAAGGTTTCGGCGCAGACCAAGACAGCGCTCTGTGGATGTACCTGGGTCTTGCTATCCGCATGGCCGTGGACCTCGGCTTGCAAAAGATGGTGGGTGTAAGGTACCAAGGCGAAAGAGACCCTTGGTACACCCGCCATGGTGGCCAAACAGGCAGTGATGCTGGAGCAGACGAAGAGCCGCAAGAAGACGAAAGCAGTCTCACACGAGAGGAGCAGCTCGAAGTTGAACAGGAGCGCACCGATACCTTCTGGGCCGTTTTCATCCTCGACAGAGTCATTTCATCTGGGACTGGCAGACCTGTGACCATACGTGACGATGATTTTGAACTGGCTCTGCCGGAGCCAACGCTCGACCCGGCTTCTGGATGGCCCGCCCCTTTCCCCGTCTTTATCCAGATCATCCATCTGTATGGCCGCGTTTCGGACGTCTTGAACAATATCCGCAACGCCAAGGACATCACGCCGGACAAATGGGCCAGGCTGGCCCGTATGGAGCACGAGTTGACCAGGCTTTATCAAAAGCAGGATCCCCGGCTTCACTTCAGCGTTTCCAACTTCAAAACGTATCTGAAGTTGGGCCAAGGGACGAACTTCATCCTCCTGCACTTTTGGTTCCACGCCCTCATCATCATACTGCACCAACCCACTCTCTTGACCCCCTTTGGCTCGCTGAGCCGTACTCATCAACTGCTCCCCAACAGTCGTGAGCTGTCCATGTCCAGCGCCAAAACTATCGCTGACATCCTGGCGTTCGCTGAGCTCATCGATCCAAAGAGCTTCATCGGCAACCCTTTCACATCCCAGCCCATGTATatcgccgcctgcgcctTCCTTATGGAATCTATCGCCAATGCCTCCAACCCTACCTCACGAGAGACGTCCCCCCCAGTGGCGGAGCTCAAGACGGAAggccagaagcagaagccATCGTCGCATGAACACAGGGCATCCACAAAACACTCCCTCCTGGCTTCGGCCGCCAACCAGAACTACTCCCGTTGCTATAAGTCACTGCAACAACTGCACAAGTACTGGGGCGGCGTCAAGTACATCCTCACGGCACTTGACCAGAAGTCCAAGGGCATCTGGGATTGCGAGACATACACCAACGAGGAATACGAGAGCACGAGACTGCCTCGCCGTGGCTCCATCGGCGGCCGATTCCCGTACCCTGCTTCGCCCAACATGCCTCCCATTGCATGGTCCTTGACCGGCACGACGAACTCGCCCAACTCGAGCCTTACGCTCATGTACCAGAACATGCATGCCGGGGCATCTGGTCATCCCAACTTTGCACAGTCGCAGACATCCAACATTGCCGCTTCTGCACCTACTCCTCCTGGGAACATGATCTACGACCCTATCCGACAGAGCCTGCCCGAGACGGCATCTCAGTCCATCTTTGCCACCGCCTATCCGCAGCCAATAACATCTGCCATGCGTCAGTCGACTCGGCAGTACCGACACCAGCGCCTGTCAACAACATCGATGGACAGCCCGCATGGGCAAGGGAGAGCCCATCAGCGGTTTGATAGCATACACGAGGAGGGGACATCGTCTCCCGTAGGAAATGCCGGCTCGATGCTCGCGACGTCTTCTGCCGCACAACAAACGGCATCATTCACGCCTTCATCTCACAGCTCGACGAATTTCGAGCATCACATGATGCCCTCCGCATCTCCGTCTGGTACCATGCATGATGCGACATCGCGACAACACCACAACGGACAGCAAATCGCGTTCGACCCAACATATGCAAACGCAACCTACTCGTACCTCGGCCAAGGCATGGGCCCCATCACAGACGTCATCACCTTTGAGAACCCGATTGATATTGGTGCGTTGGGTCTGCCGAACGAgatgatgccgccgtggTTGGAGTACTTGCCTGGTGATGTCCTGAGCCTATTTGAGAACAACGGTATGGATCCAGGCTCTTGATTTCTGTCAGCAAGTGCCTGCACTGGTAGTAGTATCCAACTTCAGGCTCATATTTCACTTGTCCTCTTCAGGGCGACGTTGGCCTATTTTCCCTCCGCACCATATCGTCTACAGTCAGACGATGATTTGTTCCTCGTATTGGACGCAGTGTGTACATATTTGGGTTACGGCCTTCACGGCGTTGGCGCAGGGAAAAGGCATGGCGTGCGGACGGTGTCTGGATTCTTCCCGACCAACCTAACGATAACGACACAAAAGCTAAGGGGGGGCTGCAAAGGAGCTTTTTGGGAGCACATGTTATGGTCCTCACCATCGGTGTATAATATATCTGTCGAGTAATTGGAGCCCAGCGATACCGTGGTAGAGCCATCGTCATTCGAGTGCCATTTTCTACCTAGCTTGCTTCCTTAGCCCCGGTCCGGGGGTGGAACCGAGTCGAGAG
It includes:
- a CDS encoding Putative zn(2)Cys(6) fungal-type DNA-binding domain, fungal transcription factor, encoding MLLYTKLAPPKAPKRRSRSGCTYCKEKKKKCDEGRPQCSRCAERNQECSYEPVKPRQRKKRDSIAGFGSDTASQTSGSAIVRRYSAPDATIRRWKEESLDDEDDGLVEEAILEEPEESGHPLVFDFKKMFAMYHNKEDAPLVSPVDSVAFNLSLEDADEEVVVRRGSMQHTAMPPHMAVTRAQRHPSLAMIAPVPVASPRLEFLFPTFSEFSDRPNRRALVDHFTNVMSHLIVLRETEGGNPFQQLVLPLCHSSSTVTNAIYALASAHLENRGCGHTEEKAVYFHNQAIQGLARLIELGGQANKNELLATIMLLVYYEVLVQQNRSNIVDGHLKGAIAIMNGNSDNSNSTTAFLERAFRFYDVIAALSFGTAPLSTAPPTGCLIPFPPVDSPNSSPLGSVDTLLGFSTTLWPIIHRLSNLLALKTELQTALTNGQMTKVAVLRSEFETTSDAIEHALELWQPSFPPGFSPDMMNDPAMSDEPDLAAERARLHSILNNALAYRHSAFVYLYRSIYGYPRRHHLVQRHTHAALSHCAATVNHAGPMAALLWPLFVAACEATDPGDRELARQAFVAVERRQGMTNIQRAWTIAQEVWRRADMIDDHAAYDDDAILMSTPSQRLSKGADLWRRVSEDMGVTIVFG
- a CDS encoding uncharacterized protein (Putative zn(2)Cys(6) fungal-type DNA-binding domain, transcription factor domain, fungi); this translates as MTSIIDGATPAPKQIRFVHNQGQPPSKRRRINAACLTCRKRKTRCAGERPVCSTCSKNGHTCLGYNEIIEKKSSGGDGATRDPHHDDYNDNDNDEAEDENDNGEPHQHIRARDGEEYHDEKRYGKVNRNASRSFLSNSKPDDASRRSPDAAPGRSPTFLRRSSEHSAREQDQPSRHRRPSYPRTTSFSDDARSLHSRSPVSHHTERHRVPYFRYFGPTAIVPGYKQMVVSVRDRRRSTGGSVVATSPSSGSSVIQPMGMALSSMPPHDEEIASNEDLPVYDPNDTAPVHPLILHLVKTFFLHLGCNYPFLKEERFVRMVKEKRVEPILVDAVCALSARFSDSAQLGHNNKDEEASHAEQGHHYAQRAKAATVDTFPCPSVGAVQALLMMAYEGFGADQDSALWMYLGLAIRMAVDLGLQKMVGVRYQGERDPWYTRHGGQTGSDAGADEEPQEDESSLTREEQLEVEQERTDTFWAVFILDRVISSGTGRPVTIRDDDFELALPEPTLDPASGWPAPFPVFIQIIHLYGRVSDVLNNIRNAKDITPDKWARLARMEHELTRLYQKQDPRLHFSVSNFKTYLKLGQGTNFILLHFWFHALIIILHQPTLLTPFGSLSRTHQLLPNSRELSMSSAKTIADILAFAELIDPKSFIGNPFTSQPMYIAACAFLMESIANASNPTSRETSPPVAELKTEGQKQKPSSHEHRASTKHSLLASAANQNYSRCYKSLQQLHKYWGGVKYILTALDQKSKGIWDCETYTNEEYESTRLPRRGSIGGRFPYPASPNMPPIAWSLTGTTNSPNSSLTLMYQNMHAGASGHPNFAQSQTSNIAASAPTPPGNMIYDPIRQSLPETASQSIFATAYPQPITSAMRQSTRQYRHQRLSTTSMDSPHGQGRAHQRFDSIHEEGTSSPVGNAGSMLATSSAAQQTASFTPSSHSSTNFEHHMMPSASPSGTMHDATSRQHHNGQQIAFDPTYANATYSYLGQGMGPITDVITFENPIDIGALGLPNEMMPPWLEYLPGDVLSLFENNGMDPGS